ATTATTGGTAGAAATATCAAGTTTTGCTTTCTGTAAATAACTTACGTCTGGCTGTATCTAATCGTAGAAATGCATTTACGTCAATGTAGAAACTAGGATGGCGCTATGCCAAGTTTTACCTTAATCTGGCTTCTGGCAGGAGCAGTTCTGTGTTTAATGGAACTGTTTTTACCATCGGCGTTTGTCGCCTTCATGATGGGAATTAGCGCTTTCGTGGTGGCGCTGCTGTCTGGAGTGGGTATGGGAAGTGTATGGTTGCAAGTTGTAGTTTGGCTGTTGCTTTCCACAGCCCTAATCGTGCTTTCCCGTCGTTTTTTGCAACCGCGACGACGCAAATCGAAAATTCAGGATGCAGTCATAGCTGAAACCTTAACAGAAATTCTGCCTGGGAAAACAGGGCGGGTACGGTATGAGGGAAATTCTTGGCAAGCAAGATGTGATGATGAGAAATTTACCGTACCACCCCATCAAAAAGTTTATGTAGTTAGGAGGGAAGGTACTACTTTAATTGTTGTACCAGAAAATCTGTTGAATTCTTAGTTAATGGGGATTGGGCATTGAAAAGAGGCAGAGGGGCAGGGTGCAGGGGGCGGAGGGGAAATTCTTCTGCTCCCTGCTCCCTCAGTCCCCATTCCCTATTCCCTACTCCGTATTCCCCATTCTCTTTATTAAAAACCAGGAGATTCACAATGGAACAGTTCTTTTTACTAGTATTTTTAGCCCTTGGTGGTGGTGCCGTGGCAGGAACGGTGAAAGTCGTCAATCAAGGCAATGAAGCTTTGGTGGAAAGATTGGGTAGTTATAACAAAAAACTGGAACCAGGACTCAATTTCGTCATTCCTTTCCTGGATAGAGTTGTTTACCAAGGAACTATCCGCGAAAAAGTCTTAGATATTCCTCCCCAACAGTGCATCACCCGTGACAACGTTGGCATTGAGGTGGATGCAGTGTTTTACTGGCGCATCGTAGATATGGAAAAAGCCTGGTATAAGGTAGAAAATCTCCAGTCGGCAATGATAAATATGGTGCTGACTCAAATTCGCGCCGAAATGGGGCAACTGGAGTTGGATCAAACCTTTACTGCTCGTTCCCACATCAGTGAACTTTTGTTACGAGATTTGGATGTTGCTACCGATCCTTGGGGTGTGAAAGTGACACGGGTAGAACTGCGAGATATCATTCCGTCTCAGGCAGTGCGAGAATCGATGGAATTGCAGATGTCGGCAGAAAGACGCAAACGGGCAGCAATTTTAACTTCTGAGGGCGATCGCGAAGCTGCTGTTAATAGTGCCAAAGGTAAAGCTGAGGCGCAAATATTGGATGCGGAAGCTCGTCAAAAATCGGTAATTTTGCAGGCGGAAGCCGAACAAAAGGCGATCGTTCTGAAAGCTCAAGCGGAACGTCAGCAGCAGGTTTTGAAAGCCCAGGCGATCGCAGAATCAGCAGAAATTATAGCCCAAAAACTCCAGACAAATCCCAATGCCAATAAAGCAGTAGAAGTTCTGTTTGCTTTAGGCTATCTAGATATGGGCGCGACAATTGGTAAAAGCGATAGCAGCAAGGTCTTATTTATAGATCCACGCACTATCCCTGCTGCTTTCGAGGGTATGCGTTCTGTTATCTCAAATGGTCAACTTGACTCTAACGAGTTGTTTTCTAAACAAATACCAGGATTAGAAAACAATCGCCCTAGTTAAGAATGGGGAGTAGGGAGTGGGATTGAGAACGCAAAATTTTGGGAATGATAAATATGTCCACTCCCAATCCACTTTTAACAGATTACAGTGCAACTTATTTCTAGACAAAGATATTTTTTATATATCTTTTTACTGATATTCTCCCTCGCTGGTTGTCAACGAGTCCAGTCTTCTAATCAGCGTCCAGTACCTTTACCACAAGACCCGCTAGTTCAAGTTTACTTTAACCATTCTGAGTCTTCAGAATACCAAGAAAGTTACCGTCAGCAAACTCGCCTTGGGGATGATTTAGAAAAACAGATTGCCGATGCTATAACGCACGCTAAATTTACAGTAGATGTGGCGGTACAAGAATTACGTTTACCCAAAGTTGCCCAAGCACTGGTTGATAGACAAAAAGCTGGGATAAAAGTCAGGATAATTTTAGAAAATAACTATAGTCGACCCTGGAGTAGCTTAACATCTACTGAAGTAGATAAGTTAGATAAAAGAGAACGGGAACGCTATAATGAATTCCGCAAATTTATCGATATTAACCAAGATAATCAACTTAGCGCAACAGAAATCAATCAAAGAGATGCTTTGATAATTTTGCAAAATGCCAAAATTCCCTGGCTAGACGATCGAGCAGATGGTTCAGCCGGTAGCAGCTTGATGCATCACAAATTTGTGATTGTGGATAATCGCCTTGTAATTATCACTTCGGCTAATTTCACATTAAGTGACACTTCTGGGGATTTTACAAATTCCAGCAGTTTAGGCAATGCCAATAACTTATTGCAAATTGACAGCCCAGAATTAGCATCTTTATTTACAGAAGAGTTTAATATTATGTGGGGGGATGGGCCAGGAGGTCAACCTGATAGTCGATTTGGTTTAAAAAAGCCAATGCGTTTACCTAAACAAATAACTTTAGGTAACACCAAAATTACTGTGCAATTTTCGCCTACTTCTCCAATTCAACTTTGGAGTAGCAGTAGTAATGGTTTAATTGGCAAAACTTTAGATTCAGCAACCCAATCTATTGACATGGCATTATTTGTTCTTTCCGAACAGCGTCTTGCCAATATTTTAGAAAAACGTCATCAACAAAGTGTGGAAATTCGCGCTTTAATTGAACCACAATTCGCCTACCGTCCTTATAGTGAAGCATTAGATATGATGGGGGTTGCTCTCAGTAACAAATGTAAATATGAAATTGACAATCATCCTTGGTCAAGTCCAATTACTACCGTGGGCGTACCTGTGTTAGCCAAAGGTGATTTATTGCATCACAAATTTGGTGTTATTGATAGTCAAACAGTAATTACAGGTTCTCATAATTGGTCTGATGCTGCCAATAATGGTAACGATGAAACTCTTGTAGTAATTGAAAATCCGATAGTTGCTGCCCATTATGTACGAGAGTTTGCTCGTCTTTATAGCAAAATTAAACCAGGATTACCGCCTGCAATTCAAGAAAAGATTAAATTAGAACAAACACGGTGTCCGCAAATAAAAACTCCTTCATCAACTGAGTTACAAGCAGTTCAAAAAGTAAATATCAACACCGCAAGTTTAGAAGAATTGGCAACTCTCCCTGGCGTGGGTAAAAAATTAGCACAGCGAATAATTCTTAGTCGTCAACAGCAAAAATTTACATCTTCACAAGACTTAGAAAGAGTTCCAGGAGTGAGTTCTAAGATGTTGGGAAAATGGAGCGATCGCATAATTTGGTAAAATCGCATAGCATTTTTTTTTAGCCCACGGAGGTGGGCTTTGTTTGTGTCGCTGCGTTCGCCCTTGGCGTGCCAGAGGCATCATTCTATTCGCCAGGGCTGTAAAATTACACAAATGCGATCGCTAGCTAGCTAAATCAACCAAACTGCGGAAATGCCCATTTTGGGAAAATCGTTCTGCTATTACTTGTTTATAAACTGTTTCATAGCCATCAGTCATGTGCCCAACGCTGAAGAGGTTTTCGACATACTGACGACAAGCATAGCGGTCTAACTCTATGGTGCGATCGATGGCGCTGATGCACTCTTGAATATTATTGCAAAGAAAACCCGTCTTACCGTGAGAAATTACCTCTTCAGTAGAACCCAATTTCATTGCAATCACTGGCGTACCCGAAGCCATTGACTCAATCATCACTAACCCAAAGGGTTCTCGCCAGGTAATCGGGAACAAAGTTGCGACTGCACCACCCATGAGGGCATTTTTTTGAGCATGGTTGGCTTCACCCAGATATTCAATTTGCTCCCCATCAATGTGCGGTTTGATTTCCTTCTCAAAGTATTCCACATCAACAACATCTATCTTACCTGCCATTTTTAAATGCCAGCCAGCTTTTTTGGCAATTTCTATCGCTAAGTGCGCTCCCTTCTCTGGAGACATCCGACCTAAAAAAGCTAAGTAAGGAGGATCTTCTGGTTGAGAGTGAAACTCATAACTGCTAACATCAATTCCGTTATAAACCGTTGCTATAGAGTTCAACCCTAACCTTGGTTCTCGTTGTGAATTGGAAATATTGACGTAGGGTTGTTTTTTCCCAAAACTAAACATCTTTTCGTTGTCAGGGGTAAAAATCCCGTGCAACGTATGAACCGTAGGGGTTTTGACAAGATTTGCGTAAGCGAGTGCCCCATGTCCGATATGCGAGTGAATAATATCAAACTCTTCTGCACGTTCATACACCGAAGCGATATTCAGCATCTCGTAAATGCCGTAATCTTTGATAGTCGGATCGAGTCTGAGGGCACGAGGATGAACTGACGTTAGTTTTGCCAGACTAATAGAATCGCCCGATGCAAATAAAGTTACTTCATGTCCGCGTCGGACTAATTCATCGGTCAGTAACCCTACTACTAACTCTATGCCACCATAAGCTGGAGGCGGTACTCTCTCCCACAATGGAGCTATTTGAGCAATTCTCATCACAAACCTCCTAAAAAATAAAACTTGAATTAGAAGTTTTTTATTTCTGTTGTTTTAGTGCTTGCAATTGATTCACTTTGGCATCAGAAAGTAACTTCAGATACTAAACTTATTAACAATTTCCTTCAAATCTTACGCTCTTACTTCTATATTTTTTGTCTATCCTAGTACGGAAATTACCCACTCCTAAAGAGGTAAATGTATTCTCATCTATTAATTTTTGTGTTATTTCTTGCAATTTTAAATAGATATTTTTTCTAAATAGGAACTTGATAAAATCGTCAAAAACTAGCTTTGAATGGTTAAAATATGCGAAAAAGCTCTATTTATAACTATCAATTATCTGATTTTAAAATGTTAATTAAAGAATAAAGTACGTAGACACTCTTTGGTCGGCTTTCCGTACTCTCAAGGATAACTTGTGGCTATCCAAAGGGTAGATTTAAGAAAGGCAGTTCTTGCAGAAGGCAGTCCCGATGAAACAAGTTTCAAAAGCCTTACATGAAAGAGGGACAAGGGAGACAAATAGCAAAAAGATTGTAGGTTAGGTAGAGGCTTTGCGTAACCCAACACCCTGATATATGTATATATGTTGGGTTGCGGCTCCACCCAACCTACATCTAATAGACATCTCCAGAAATTAAATATGCGTTATCCAGAATCCTTGTAGAGACGTAACAGCGCTACGTCTCTGCATTCATTTTCAATCCTATGTCTAATGCACTATTTCTCCTTGGAGGAGAGCAAGGTGTAGGGGCAATTCATGTAGACGTGGAGCGGCTTACCGCAGGGTATTGCCCCTACGGATGTACCTCACGTGAACGAGAACCGCTATAAATAGTTGACTTATTACATGAAATATGATATTTTATATTGCTATCAATAAAAATTATAAGCGTGAATATCTCTCCATCTCTCAAAAAACCGCGTGTCTCATGGCAGGCGGTTTTCTCAGTGCTGATGTTTGTGTTTATGTACCTGCCCATACTGGTACTTAGCTTTTATAGTTTCAATCAATCGCCCTACAGTGCAACTTGGCAAGGATTCACTCTCGACTGGTATCGCAAGTTGTTTAGTGACGATCGCATTTTATCGGCTTTGCAAAATAGTATAATCGTTGCTGGTTGTGCTGTGGCAATTTCAGCAGTGCTAGGAACCTTGATGGCGGTTGGGTTGGCGCGTTACGAATTTCCTGGTAAGAAATTGTATCGGGGTGTTGCTTACCTACCATTGATTATTCCTGATATTGCGATCGCAGTAGCTACCCTCGTTTGTCTAGCCACCTTTGCAATCCCTTTGAGTTTGTGGACGATAGTTGCAGCCCATATAGTGTTTTGTCTCGCCTACGTCGGACTTGTAGTTGCTTCCCGATTGACTAATTTAGATCCACACTTAGAAGAAGCAGCACTAGATTTAGGTGCGACACCAACCCAAGCTTTCATCCAAGTATTGTTACCTCAATTAATGCCTGGGATTGTCGCTGGTTGTCTCTTAGCTTTTGTCCTCAGCTTAGATGACTTTCTCATTGCCAGTTTTACTGCTGGTAGCGGTTCTAACACCTTACCAATGGAAATTTTTAGCCGCATTAGAACAGGAGTTAAACCTGATATTAATGCCCTTAGTGTAATGTTAATTTCTGTATCTGCGATCGTTGCTCTTGTCGCTGAGTTAATTCGCGTTTCGGGAGAGAATAAAAATTTCAGATAAGAGTCACAATTGGCAATAAACCAGGAGTCAGAATTCAGAATTCAGAATTCAGAATTCAGTATTTAGAATACTCTAAGCATAAATGGATAAAGTTTTAATGTGAGTATACTTAATACTAGTTTCGCCCACTATTCCACTCGCTTTTAACCAATATTTATTACCCACTCGCACATAATTAATACTGTTAGCGGATAGCTAAGGTTTAGCCCATTCTGACTCCTGTGTTCTGAATTCTTCTTATAAAAATTATAGAGTGTTTGGTTCTTAGTGAACTTTTTTGAATAGCGAACAACAGCTATATTAAAATTTAGGGTGCATTGGGCTTGCCATAAATTACTAATATCATGGCAATTTGCCGTACTTTCTGCTAGCATAACGTCTTACTATAGATAAGTAAATAAAATTTATTCATTCTTCTATCCTCGTGTGAAAGATAGTTTTAAACACATGAATAAACTTCCGTGTTCACTTCTCTACATAACTGTTTTCAATTAGATAATATTGGGGCTAACTTTGGAGAAGATGCTATTTCCCCCTCATTATGCAAATCTGCCAAAATCCCAATTGCTCAAATCCATTCAACTCTGATAGCAATAGATTTTGCGTGAGTTGCGGACAAAGTAACTTTGGTAAACTTCTCAGAAACCGTTACCGCGTATTAAGACTCTTAGGTGAAGGTGGATTCAGTAGAACCTATGCTACAGAAGATGTTGATAGACTAAACGCACCTTGCGTCATCAAGCAATTTTTCCCACAATTTCAGGGAACAGGACAACGCACGAAAGCAGCAGAATTTTTTAAAGAAGAGGCTTTTCGGTTGTATGAATTGGGAGAAAATCATACCCAAATTCCCAGATTACTAGCTTATTTTGAACAAGGTACTAGTTTGTATCTCGTACAAGAGTTCATTCAAGGAAAAACTCTCTTACAAGAAGTTCAGCAACAAATTTATGGCGAACAACAAATTTGGGAACTTTTAGCTGATTTATTGCCAGTTCTGGAATTCATTCATACCCATAACGTTATTCATCGGGATATCAAACCAGAAAATATTATCCGTCGTGCCAGTGATGAAAAACCCGTATTAATTGACTTTGGCGGTGCTAAACAGGTAACACAAACCAGTATAGGCAGACAAGCTACAGTAATTTATACCCTTGGCTATGCCCCAACAGAACAAATGGCTGGATTTGCTTGTCATGGCAGTGATTTATATGCTTTGGGTGTAACTTGTGTGCGTCTTTTAACTCAATGTTTGCCTTTTCAGGATGCTTCTGGACAGGTTAAAGATCCTATTTATGATGCCATGAATGCTAAATGGTTGTGGCGCGAACGTTTACAACAAAAAGGTATTACTATCAGCGACGACTTAGGGAAAATTTTAGATAAATTACTCAAACATTTACCGAGCGAAAGGTATCAAACAGCGGTAGAAGTTATCAACGATTTGAAGTTTATAACATCAAATATTGAACCTGTCGCCCTAAAAATTGTTGCGATGTCTCAACTCATATTACCGCCGCTACCACAAAAAGTAATCGTACCATTACCCCCCTTAGAAACCTTTGAATTTGACGTAGTGACAGTAGACACAGGTGGTAGAGAAGTAAACCGTATGAGTTGCAATGCCAACTTCTTTGCCGAAGAATTGAGTAAGTCTGTCACTTTAGAAATGGTATCAATTCCTGGCGGTACTTACATGATGGGTTCACCAGAGTTTGAAGGAGATGCTGACGAACGTCCTCGACATCAAGTTACTGTCGAACCATTTTTTATGGGGAAATTTCCCGTAACTCAAGCACAATGGAGAGTAGTCGCAGCTTTACCTAAAGTCAAACAAACTTTAAATCCTCATCCGTCGAAATTCAAAGGTTTAGATAGACCAGTGGAAAATGTATCTTGGTATGAAGCTGTAGAATTCTGTCTCAGGCTATCAGAAAAAACTGGACGCGACTATCGTTTACCGAGTGAGGCTGAATGGGAATATGCTTGTCGTGCTGGAACTACAACATCCTTCCACTTTGGTGAAACCATTACCTCTGAGTTAGTCAGTTGCACTATGGAACCAAAAAGTAAATTCCGTAAAGAAACAACAAATGTCGGCAGTTTTGAAGTTGCTAATGCCTTTGGATTATATGATATGCACGGGCTAGTTTGGGAATGGTGTGCTGATTCGTGGCACAACAATTATAACGACGCACCCTTAGATGGAACAGCTTGGGAAGTTGGCGGTGATATTCATCGTCGGGTGCTACGCGGTGGTTCTTGGAGTTTCAATGCAGAACTTTGTCGCAGCGCTAGTCGCAGCTGGAATGAGTCAGACGGTGGACTAAGGATTTGTGGCTTTAGAGTAGTATTTTCAGGGTAACTGAAACTTTCAAGCATTTT
This Nostoc sp. C052 DNA region includes the following protein-coding sequences:
- a CDS encoding bifunctional serine/threonine-protein kinase/formylglycine-generating enzyme family protein, coding for MQICQNPNCSNPFNSDSNRFCVSCGQSNFGKLLRNRYRVLRLLGEGGFSRTYATEDVDRLNAPCVIKQFFPQFQGTGQRTKAAEFFKEEAFRLYELGENHTQIPRLLAYFEQGTSLYLVQEFIQGKTLLQEVQQQIYGEQQIWELLADLLPVLEFIHTHNVIHRDIKPENIIRRASDEKPVLIDFGGAKQVTQTSIGRQATVIYTLGYAPTEQMAGFACHGSDLYALGVTCVRLLTQCLPFQDASGQVKDPIYDAMNAKWLWRERLQQKGITISDDLGKILDKLLKHLPSERYQTAVEVINDLKFITSNIEPVALKIVAMSQLILPPLPQKVIVPLPPLETFEFDVVTVDTGGREVNRMSCNANFFAEELSKSVTLEMVSIPGGTYMMGSPEFEGDADERPRHQVTVEPFFMGKFPVTQAQWRVVAALPKVKQTLNPHPSKFKGLDRPVENVSWYEAVEFCLRLSEKTGRDYRLPSEAEWEYACRAGTTTSFHFGETITSELVSCTMEPKSKFRKETTNVGSFEVANAFGLYDMHGLVWEWCADSWHNNYNDAPLDGTAWEVGGDIHRRVLRGGSWSFNAELCRSASRSWNESDGGLRICGFRVVFSG
- a CDS encoding NfeD family protein, yielding MPSFTLIWLLAGAVLCLMELFLPSAFVAFMMGISAFVVALLSGVGMGSVWLQVVVWLLLSTALIVLSRRFLQPRRRKSKIQDAVIAETLTEILPGKTGRVRYEGNSWQARCDDEKFTVPPHQKVYVVRREGTTLIVVPENLLNS
- a CDS encoding SPFH domain-containing protein, translating into MEQFFLLVFLALGGGAVAGTVKVVNQGNEALVERLGSYNKKLEPGLNFVIPFLDRVVYQGTIREKVLDIPPQQCITRDNVGIEVDAVFYWRIVDMEKAWYKVENLQSAMINMVLTQIRAEMGQLELDQTFTARSHISELLLRDLDVATDPWGVKVTRVELRDIIPSQAVRESMELQMSAERRKRAAILTSEGDREAAVNSAKGKAEAQILDAEARQKSVILQAEAEQKAIVLKAQAERQQQVLKAQAIAESAEIIAQKLQTNPNANKAVEVLFALGYLDMGATIGKSDSSKVLFIDPRTIPAAFEGMRSVISNGQLDSNELFSKQIPGLENNRPS
- a CDS encoding glycosyltransferase family 4 protein; protein product: MRIAQIAPLWERVPPPAYGGIELVVGLLTDELVRRGHEVTLFASGDSISLAKLTSVHPRALRLDPTIKDYGIYEMLNIASVYERAEEFDIIHSHIGHGALAYANLVKTPTVHTLHGIFTPDNEKMFSFGKKQPYVNISNSQREPRLGLNSIATVYNGIDVSSYEFHSQPEDPPYLAFLGRMSPEKGAHLAIEIAKKAGWHLKMAGKIDVVDVEYFEKEIKPHIDGEQIEYLGEANHAQKNALMGGAVATLFPITWREPFGLVMIESMASGTPVIAMKLGSTEEVISHGKTGFLCNNIQECISAIDRTIELDRYACRQYVENLFSVGHMTDGYETVYKQVIAERFSQNGHFRSLVDLAS
- a CDS encoding ABC transporter permease, which translates into the protein MNISPSLKKPRVSWQAVFSVLMFVFMYLPILVLSFYSFNQSPYSATWQGFTLDWYRKLFSDDRILSALQNSIIVAGCAVAISAVLGTLMAVGLARYEFPGKKLYRGVAYLPLIIPDIAIAVATLVCLATFAIPLSLWTIVAAHIVFCLAYVGLVVASRLTNLDPHLEEAALDLGATPTQAFIQVLLPQLMPGIVAGCLLAFVLSLDDFLIASFTAGSGSNTLPMEIFSRIRTGVKPDINALSVMLISVSAIVALVAELIRVSGENKNFR
- a CDS encoding DUF655 domain-containing protein, yielding MQLISRQRYFLYIFLLIFSLAGCQRVQSSNQRPVPLPQDPLVQVYFNHSESSEYQESYRQQTRLGDDLEKQIADAITHAKFTVDVAVQELRLPKVAQALVDRQKAGIKVRIILENNYSRPWSSLTSTEVDKLDKRERERYNEFRKFIDINQDNQLSATEINQRDALIILQNAKIPWLDDRADGSAGSSLMHHKFVIVDNRLVIITSANFTLSDTSGDFTNSSSLGNANNLLQIDSPELASLFTEEFNIMWGDGPGGQPDSRFGLKKPMRLPKQITLGNTKITVQFSPTSPIQLWSSSSNGLIGKTLDSATQSIDMALFVLSEQRLANILEKRHQQSVEIRALIEPQFAYRPYSEALDMMGVALSNKCKYEIDNHPWSSPITTVGVPVLAKGDLLHHKFGVIDSQTVITGSHNWSDAANNGNDETLVVIENPIVAAHYVREFARLYSKIKPGLPPAIQEKIKLEQTRCPQIKTPSSTELQAVQKVNINTASLEELATLPGVGKKLAQRIILSRQQQKFTSSQDLERVPGVSSKMLGKWSDRIIW